CGCCCGACTTGAGGGCGGCAATCACGGAATCGAAGATGGTATCCACGATGACTTCGCCATCCCGGCGGGTCAGCTCGCCGCTCTTGGTCAACTCTTCCACCAAATCTGCTTTGGTCATGTTTGGCTTTGCTCCGGTAGTTTGTTCCACCTTGTAACCATAGTAGATGCAACAAATTTGTGCATCATCGACAAAAACTTTCAGGAAAAATGAACCAGCCCATCCCCGGGGAGGCAACGAAGGAGCGACAGAACCAGCCACCGGGCACAAATGCCACGGGTTGCGCCCTTGGAGAGGTCACTTTCATCGTATGCTGGTAAGCGTATCTCTGAAGTATATTCAGGGACCGTATTTTCAGGATGGTTTTTACGGCTTCTCCCGCACTGAGTATCGTGATTCCCGCTTACAACGAGAGCGCCCGCATCGGCCATGCGCTGGATGAGGTGCTGGCCTGCGTGGCCGCGCGCCAGTGGAATGCCGAGGTGCTGGTGGTGAATGACGGCTCCAGCGACCAGACGGCCGAGATTGTGCGGGGCTATGCGCGGCAGCACCCCGAGTTGCGGCTGATTGAGAATGACGGCAATCGCGGCAAGGGCTACAGCGTGCGGCACGGCATGCTCAAGGCGCGCGGCGAAATCGTGATGTTCACCGACGCGGATCTCTCCGCGCCGATCATCGAGGCCGAGAGCCTGATGGCCGCCATTCAGGGCGGGGCCGATGTGGCGATCGGCTCGCGCTGGCTCGACCGCAGCCGGCAGACCATGCACCAGCCGCTGTACCGGCGCTTCTTTGGCCGCTGCTTCAACGGCGTGACCCGGCTGATCATGCGGCTGCCCTTTGCCGACACCCAGTGCGGCTTCAAGGCCTTTCGCCGCAGCGTGGCGCACACCATCTTCCAGTTGCAGCGCATCGAGCGGTGGGGCTTTGACCCGGAGCTGCTCTTCATTGCGCTCAAGCGCGGCTACCGAGTGGTGGAGGTTC
The DNA window shown above is from Acidobacterium capsulatum ATCC 51196 and carries:
- a CDS encoding dolichyl-phosphate beta-glucosyltransferase translates to MVFTASPALSIVIPAYNESARIGHALDEVLACVAARQWNAEVLVVNDGSSDQTAEIVRGYARQHPELRLIENDGNRGKGYSVRHGMLKARGEIVMFTDADLSAPIIEAESLMAAIQGGADVAIGSRWLDRSRQTMHQPLYRRFFGRCFNGVTRLIMRLPFADTQCGFKAFRRSVAHTIFQLQRIERWGFDPELLFIALKRGYRVVEVPVTWGHDERTRISYLRDGMKMLEELACIRWWSLTGVYDKPVRELTPSVPAVKS